The Motacilla alba alba isolate MOTALB_02 chromosome 23, Motacilla_alba_V1.0_pri, whole genome shotgun sequence genomic interval CCCCAAGTGGCACCTGGAGCTGTCACCCTCCCAAAAAACGGCCGGGAGCCACATCTGGAGGCACAGATAAGGAGAAGCCACCAGCTGTCACCCTCAGCCCTTTTATTCCGCCTCAAAGGGCTGCACCCCGCATTTCCCACCCGGCTGAACCCCGCCACCCTCGGGGCCGGGCCCCAAAATGGGGATGGTGACATTCCCGGGGATGGTGACATTCCCGTGTCCGTGGGGATGGTGACATTCCTGGGGGGATGGTGACACTCCAATGCCCATGGGGATGGTGACATTCCTGTGCCCCCTGGGGACGGTGACACCCATGGGGATGGTGACACTCCCGTGCCAGTGGGGATGGTGACACCCACAGGGATGGTGACATTCCCCTGCCCTGGAGATGGTGACACTCCCATGCCCATGGGGATGGTGACATTCGGGGGGGATGGTGACCCTTCCGGGGGCATGGTGACATTCCCGTGTCCATGGGCATGGTGACACTCCTGTGCCCATGGTGGGGAGATGGTGGCATTCCTGTGCCCCCTGGGGACGGTGACACCCATGGGGACGGTGACACCCACAGGGATGGTGACACTCCCGTGCCACCGCAGCGTGGCGTcgccctggggacagcccgcCCTGCCCCGCGTCCCTCGGGACCCCGGCAGCCGCGGGGCTCAGCACAGCGAGAAGCGGCGGGAGTTGATGTTCATGCGGGTGACGCCGATGTGCTTGAGCGGCGTGGAGAGCAGGAAGGCGGCCTTGGGCGGGATGGTGCACAGCAGATCCGAGTCTTCCTCGCAGCCCTCGAGGCCGAAGGTGGCGTCGTCCAGCATCTCCTTGTGCCGGTGGCACGCCTGCTCCACCTTGAGCCGGTGCAGCCGCGCCCGCAGCCGCATCAGCTGCTGCGCCAGCCGCTGGTCCAGGGCCTGCATCTCCCGCTGGGGGCAGAGGGAACCGCCCTGGAGCGGGATCGGCCGCCCGGGCAGCGGGCGTGGGGCTCGGCCAGGCCGCCGACCCCGCCATCCCCCCGCggtgccaggctggcacccCGCGGtgccccctgtgccacccccgGAGCGGCGGGACGGGGTGACAAGGGCTGACCGCCGCGAGGCCGCGACCCCGCAGGGCCGCGGCACCGCGGAGCCGCGAAAAACCTGGGGAAAATCCGTGCCCACCCAGCACGGCGGGCAGGGGAGCCCAGCCCTCGTCACCCGCGGCGTCCCCGTCCCGCTCCTCGTCCCCGTCCCACTCACCAGCTCCGTCCTGAGCCACTCCAGAGCCGCCTCCACGGTGGCGAAGCCACAAACACCACCgcgctgctgctcctgggggtgCCCGGGGCTCTGCTGCGCCCCGCAGGTGCCCCCGGGGGTGCCCCAGCGCTGCCCCCTCACCCGGGCTTCCCACTCCAGGTACGAGGGTCTGCGGGTCTGCAGCTTCAGCTTGGCCGCCAGCGCCTTCACGCTCTCCAGGTTCTCCTCCTCCCAGGTGGGCTCCTCCTCGCCCAGTTCCTTGAATTTCAGCTGGCTGAAAGCcatgctggggcagagcagagccccccGAAAGCCGCGCTGATCTCTGCCCCCGCAGCGGCTCCCCACGGGCGAATGGAGCCCCCACGCTGCCCGCGACCACCCCCAGCCGCTCCCTGCCCCGCGGCGCCCGGCTCCCGGCCCTTTATCCACCCGGGTGCGATGGGCAGGAATTTCCTTATCCAGAGGAGTATTTTTGGCTTGctgagttggggtttttttcctttttttttttttttttttttttttttttttttttttttttttttttttttggttttgttttatttttattttttccttttcttctcttttttcacaTCATTGTCTCCGCCTGGGAGGAGACTCCCCGTTCCCGGACGGAGCCTTCACGGAAGACCGGGAATGATTTATCCCCGGCCTCAGCCGCCCCTCCCCGCTTCTGGGGGGGCCCAAAAAAGCTcgaggaaggaaaaagaaccgggggggggggggggggtgccCGGGGGGGCAGCCGGGGTCCCGCACCCGGACGGGACCTTAAGGTGGAGCCGCATCCGGATCTGTCCCTTGTCACCTCCCCGCTGCCCGCAGCGCTCCAGGGACAGCGGAGGCGGCTCGGGGGTCTCACCTGCGTCCCCCGGCTCTCACCTGCCCACCCCagtcccctccagcccccccCCGAGTatcccccaaatcctccccgcgctccccccgcgccgctccccagtcccgctgtcccctcgctgtccctTCCCGCGGCCccccccccggtgtcccctcgcTGTCGCACGGCACGCAgtgacacccccagccccagccccagccccgggcgtCGCCGCCTCCCTCCGGGCCGGGCCACCTTAAACCCGACATCCGccagccgggccgggccgggccgggccgtgcggGGCCACCGCCACCCCCCGTTCCACCCCTCGGTGCCCGAGCTGCCCCTCCCgcacccccaaatccccgcCCTCGCACCCCGAGCTCCCCCGCTGGCACCCCGGGGTCCCCTCCTGGCACCCCAACGCTGCCGGTGCCCCCCAATCCCCTCCTTGCACCCTCAGGCTCTTCCTCGTCCCCCAAGGTCCCCTGCTCGCACCCCAAAATTCCCGTTTGCACCCCAAAAGTCCTCTCCTGATGGCCGGCAGGTCCCTGTTGGCACTCTGAGGTCCCCTGCTCGCACCCTGCTTGTCCCCCCAggtccctgcctgtccccccAGGTCCCTGcttgtccctgcctgtcccccgaggtccctgcctgtccctccaggtccctgcctgtcccccgAGGTCCCCACCTGCCACCCAGCCCGAGCAGGTAAGCAGAGGGGTGGCCGGGGCAGCAGCACcgccacccacccacccacccacccaccctcctcctcctcctcctcctcctcctcctcctcctcctcctcctcctcctcccgccctgtccccagccccgggggtggctttggggacagcagagcccgTGGGGACCGGGTCGTGTCGGGGCCGGTAACGGGGTGCAGCCCAGCGGGGCGGGGAAGGaccgggagctgctccctgccatcctattccccccaaaaaatcccctccAGGACCGGGGagactgcagccagctgggcccctgtgcctcagtttccccgctGCCTGGCGGAGGGCATGCGGCACCGCCGCGTGCTGGAGGTGACAATGTCAACACGGAGAGGGGACAGCGCGCAGGGCGCCGCGTGACGCGCGGGGCAGGGGTTTGCAGGCGGGCCGAGAGCCGCaggatttccctttttttttccctttcctccctccccggCCGGGCCCAGGCGGCGCCCATGGAGTTCTCGGAGCTGATCAAGACGGCGACGGTGGAGGACGTGCTGCTGTggcggccggggctgcccgcggtGCGGGGCACGCTGTGCATCACCAGCCAccacctgctgctctcctcccgCCCCGGCGGCGAGctggagctctggctgctcaTCCGCAACGTGGACGCCGTGGAGAAAAGGTGCGCTGGTCCCCAGGgccgtccctgtccctgtcacccgCGCCTGAGCCGGAGGATCCCCCCCTGTGTCCCGGGGGGCGCCCCGCGGGCACCGCCCGGCCGggtccttcctcttcctcccggGCCGCGCGGGGCAGAGCGGGCAGCGCCTCCTCTCGTCCTCAGAGTGCAGAATTTAGGCTGGTACCAACCCCCCCGGACCGGCGGCTCCCTGCGGGACACCAGGTTCGGCTTTTTTGGCTCTCTGCCGCCCACCGCGCCGGCTGCGGGGGCAGACGAGAGCCTCGAGTCCGGCGCGGCCCCCGGGGGGAGAGGGCGGCTCGCTGCTGTCGCCGTGTGTCCCCCGGCCAGCCCTGACCCCCCTCCCGCAGGGTCTCCGGCTCGTCGGGCACCATCACGCTGCGCTGCAAGGACCtgaaggtgctgcagctggagatcCCGGGCATGGAGGAGTGTCTGAACATCGCCAGCTCCATCGAGGTGAGCGCGGCCGGCCAGCGCAGGGTGGGGAAAGCGCCGCCGCGTTTGCTCTGGGGCTGGGTAAACACGCGGCTCCGGCAGCGCCGGCACACGGGGACAGTGCCAGCCGCGGTGGCCCTGAGCGGCCCGGCGTGCCCCGCCGCAGGCGCTCTCCTCGGTGGACTCGGTGATGATGATGTACCCGTTCTTCCACCGCCCGCCGAGCCTgcggctgcagcagggctggcacctgTGTCCCCCCGAGCGCCACTTCCAGCGGGTCGCCGCGCAGGTGAGCCCGCCCGGGGGGACCCGCCGCCGTCCCCGCGCCCTGCCGCCGGCGATGTCGCTGATGTCGCCGGTGTCGCCTCTCCCCCAGACGAGCCAGTGGCGGCTGAGCACCGTGAACAGCGACTTCAGCGCCTGCCCCTCGTACCCGGCCGCCGTGATCGTGCCCGCGGCCGTGGGCGATGACACCGTGGCGAGGGCGGCGCGGTTCCGGCAGGGCGGGCGCTTCCCCGTGCTCAGCTACTTCCACCCCAGAAACGGCACCGTGAGTCCGGGCCGCCCCTCTGCCGGCCCCCCGACCCCCCAGAAGGGGGGATTCCATCGTCAGAGGGTTCCCgagttgggttggaagggatcttaaagctcgTCCAGTGCCGCCCCTGCCATGGCGGGGACACCTCCACTGTCCcggggtgctccaagccccgtccagcctggccttgggcactgccagggatccaggggcagccccagctgctctggaaaagccattccagcccctcaccaccttcccagggaacaattccttcccaatatccttcccaatctcccatccagccctgtgggaagccattccctgcatcctgtccctccatcctttatcccaaatccctctccagctctcctggagcctctcTGAGCCCATCCTGGAGCGCTCTCTCCTCCAGGGGGgcattcccagctgtgcccctgtcccccaggccctgctccgcagcagccagcccctgacgGGGCCCAACCGCCGGCGGAGCCGCGAGGacgagcagctcctggggacaaTCCTGGACCAGGGCGAGCGCGGCTTCGTCATCGACACACGCTCGGCCCAGGCGGCCAAGCAGGCGCGGATGAGCGGCGGCGGCACCGAGCCCAAAGCCTCCTACCCGCAGTGGCGGCGGCTCCACCGCGCCCTGGAGAGGTGAGCACGGCACTGCCACGGCTCCTGGAAAAATCCTTCCCGCCGGGGTTCTCTCCCGGGAAGCTGAGGGGCCTCGGCCTCGCCgggtttgctgctttggagGGTGGCCGGGGATGGTTTAGCCGGGGTGGGAGTTGTTGTAAGCTGATGGCCGAGCACGGCCAGGGTGTGGGACGCTGGAAGGAGTCTCGAGTTTCCAGCATCGTTCCTGTTAAGCCTGCTGCGAGCATCCTCTCTCTGTTCTTTAGcatagtttagtatagcatcATATATCATATAGCATCATATATAATATAggatattatattatatataataccATAGCTCATATCAAATAGTATATCATATCTCACATAAAataatatatcatatatcaATCATgtagtatatattatatataatatcaTATATCATCTCATATCTCATATCAAATAATATATCATATCAATCATAATAAAtgatatatatcatatatcatcTCATATCTCATATCtcaaataatatataatatctCACATTAAATATCATCTCTCATATCAAATAATATATCATATCTAATATCAATCatgtaatatatattatatataatatcatatcatCTCATATCTCATATATCAAATAATATATAATCTCACATAAAATAATATATCCCATATCAATCatgtaatatatattatatataatatcaTATATTGTCTCATATCTCATAtcaaataatatatttcatattaaataaTATATCATATATGACATTATATATAATATCATATAATATTATAGCATATAATATCTCATATAGCATATGTCATATcatactatatattatataatatataatatatcatatcatatatATATCACATATAGCATATAATATCATATATATAATCTAATATCTCATATCGAATAATACATCTTATCTCATATATATAATATCATATATAACATatcatatatataatataatctCATATCTCACACATACCTCACCCATCTCATCTCTCACACATCTCATACAATACATCATATCGAacaccacaaaacaacaaatcagccttctgagaacacggagtcagattCTCAATCCCCACGAACGCCCCGGCGAGGGCGGGCCGCCGTCCCCTGCGTGACGGTGCGCGAGCCGTGTCCCCGTGTctccgtgtccccgtgtcccgtGGCAGGGGCCGCGCGCTGCAGGACAGCTTCGGCAGGCTGGTGGAGGCGTGCAGCGAGCCCGCGCCCAGCACCGAGCGCTGGCTGGGCCGCCTGGACAGCAGCCGCTGGCTCAGCCACGTCAAGGCCGCCCTGAGCACGGCCTGCCTGGCCGCGCAGTGCCTGGACAGGTAAGGGGGGCTGCACCTCGCCCGCTTTTCCCCTTCCCGAGCCCCCGGCGCGGCCCTAAACCCCGGCTGGCCCCGGCAGGGAGGGCTGCACGGTGCTGGTGCACGGCGCCGAGGGGACGGACACCACGCTGCTGGTGACAGCGCTGGCCCAGCTCATCCTGGACCCCGGCTGCCGCACCCTGGAGGggttccaggagctgctggagcggGAATGGATCCAGGTGAGAGCCGTTCTGAGCAGGGTGGGGGTCCCGGCGCGGCCGGGCGCCTCACCACGGGGGTCCCGCAGGCAGGGCACCCCTTCCAGCTGCGCTGCGCCCGCTCCGCCTCCTCCCACGCCCGAGGGAAGCAGGAGGCGCCcgttttcctcctcttcctcgaCTGCGTGTGGCAGCTGAGCCGGCAGTTCCCCTTGTCCCTGGAATTcggggagcagctgctgctcaccctCTTTGACAACGCCTACGCCTCGGCCTACGGCACCTTCCTGTGCAACAACGAGAAGGAGAGGTCGGTGTGGGGGGACAAAGCCCATCTGGCACGGCTGAGGTGACACCGAAGCCCGCTGGGGACTGGATTTTGTCCCACGTGTCCCCCCCAGGAGCCTGTGCAAGGTGAAGGAAAGCACCCACTCGCTGTGGGCCTGGCTGAACCAGCCTGAGGAGAAGCACAAGTACCTGAACCCTCTCTACTCGCACAACCCCCTGGTGATCTGGCCCTCCGTGGAGCCCCAGAGCATCCAGCTCTGGCAGGGTGAGCGGGATCCTCCCAAAATccaccctcagctcccagctgggcgTGCTCGGGGCCAGCCGttctgcctttccctctgtgccagggctgagctaacccccagctccttctctctCCAGGTTTTTTCCTTCGCTGGATCCGGCCCTCCCAGCACCTGGATGAGGCCTGGCTGGAGATGCGGAGGTTGGTGCAGGGAGACAGCTCCTGGCTCCCGGAGAGCGCAGGGAAAAGGCTGAGCCAGCCCCTCCCTGAGCCCCCTGCTGGGACAGAACGGTGACACGGGGACAGCTGGGACGAGGTGACACTGGATcttccctgggaagggctgtgcaggACGCAGACCTcgagggcagctctgggacagaTTTTCCCCAGCCTTCAgctgcccaccctgagctggtTTCAGTAAATCTCTCTCCCTGCCCgtgcctgtgtcctgctcttCCATGAGGAAGGTGCTCCTTCCCACTGGGACTGCAGCAGTGCCCGTGGATGGCTCAGGAGCTGAAGGACAGCAGATCAcaccaaaaacccaacagatCACACCGAAAAACCCAACAgatcacagcaaaaaaaccctacagatgacagcaaaaaaacccagcagatcacagcaaaaaaccccaacagatcacagcaaaaaaccccaacagatcacacagaaaaacccagcagatcacagcaaaaaaatcccagcaaatcacaccaaaaaaaccccagcagatcACACCAAAAATCCTCAGAAGATCACACAAGGAAATCCCAGCAGATCACACCAAAAAAGCCCCAGCAGatcacaccaaaaaaacccccagaagcCCAAAGGCTGCAGCCTCTGTCGTGCCAGCAGCTCCGAGCCCGGAGCCAGCCTGGGAATTCTGCCCTTGGGCCCAGTtttgaggaaggaaagaggaaaaaaaaggagccaGGAGGGCGGGAGGGCGAGGATCTGCAGCACgagctcctggggcaggaaaTAGCTGCTCCGTGAGGGAAGCTGGCCcgggctcagcccagcagatAAACagagcgcggggccgggcgcgtGCGTGGCAGCTGGAAAACaattcctggctgctgcacttCCAGCCTTTTCACACTTCAGGGCAGGGCCTGAGGCTgtgcagcctgcctgggagggaGTTCATGGATGGGCAGAGgtcccaggaggagcagcactgctccatGGGTGTGGAACAAAGCACTGacaacacagaaagcaaagtcCTTGGGTTAATTTTGATCCAGATGGggaaaaccaaactaaaaaaaaaccccacagaggtgcttttccttgtgtttagaaaagatttctatttatttcctcatttttttcccctcccctggTTTATAAATatgcccagcagggcaggcagccaaCCCAGTTCCCTTCACTCTTCTCCCAGTAAAAGCCACCGGAGCTGCTGGAGTTGTCACTTCCCCAACTTCCCCCAGCCCCCAAAATCGCTGCCAAGAACAACTTCAGGCCTTGCCAACAGTCCTGTGGTGGAGCCCCCGGACTGGGCAAGGGgttggagaagggaaaagaagaggagaggagagggaaattCTCCTTCAGGCTTCAAACTCGAACTCGAAGTACTGGGGGTCGAAGTAATGGATGCGGACGTAGCCATCCTCACCCCCACTGCTGTagctgcagggaggaaagggaaagtcAGGAATGGGAAGTCTGGCCTCACCACCCACTCCCGAAACCGGTACAGGAATGACAAAGTGGAAAAGAAGATCAGTGACAACCCGAGTGTGAGGCAGGGTGTGAGCGACCCCCTGGGCTGGCTCAGAACGGGAGAATTCAGGGGCTGGTTccattcccagcacagaaatCCCCTGGGGCTGGTCGTATCCCAGTTAAAAAGTGGGATTGGGGACACTGCAAGGTCCCCAGGGAGGCTCTCACCTCTTGCCATCAGGGTGGAAGGCCACGCTGTTGATGGGCCCGAAGTGTCCCTTGACTCTGCCAAACTCCTCCTCAAAGGCCAAGTGGAAGAACCTGGCAGGAGGAAGATTGAGATTGTCACAAACCCAGGAGGGACAAAAACACAGAATGctcaaaaacaaaccaaaaaaaagagctcaagggtttctgcagcactgccagctccccgaggaaagggaagagcaaTGCTGGGCTGTCAGGGGAGGATTCAGCCCTGCCAGAGGGAAAAGCACCAACCTGGCCTCGAATTTGCCAATCCTGGTGGAGGTGGTGGTCACATCCATggcctcctgccctcctcccagcaccacctgcagggacaggaagcagagaaagcagagccCTTGGGTGCTGCCCTCTGGGATTCAGGGAATGCTGGGCTCACTGAGCTGGGAAAGACTCCAGGATCAGCCCAGCATTGAACCTGGAaccagctcagagcagtgagTGCCAGGTCCAGAGGCtccctggacacttccagaggtGGTGATTGCCTCCAGCACTTCCTACAAATCCCACAAATCCACCAGCAGGCCTCCAACCCCCTGAGGAACCCACACCTCCCTGACACATCTGCTCAGAGCACACCAAActctgctc includes:
- the FAM167B gene encoding protein FAM167B; its protein translation is MAFSQLKFKELGEEEPTWEEENLESVKALAAKLKLQTRRPSYLEWEARVRGQRWGTPGGTCGAQQSPGHPQEQQRGGVCGFATVEAALEWLRTELREMQALDQRLAQQLMRLRARLHRLKVEQACHRHKEMLDDATFGLEGCEEDSDLLCTIPPKAAFLLSTPLKHIGVTRMNINSRRFSLC
- the LOC119711176 gene encoding myotubularin-related protein 9-like isoform X1 — its product is MRHRRVLEAAPMEFSELIKTATVEDVLLWRPGLPAVRGTLCITSHHLLLSSRPGGELELWLLIRNVDAVEKRCAGPQGRPCPCHPRLSRRIPPCVPGGAPRAPPGRVLPLPPGPRGAERAAPPLVLRVQNLGWYQPPRTGGSLRDTRVSGSSGTITLRCKDLKVLQLEIPGMEECLNIASSIEALSSVDSVMMMYPFFHRPPSLRLQQGWHLCPPERHFQRVAAQTSQWRLSTVNSDFSACPSYPAAVIVPAAVGDDTVARAARFRQGGRFPVLSYFHPRNGTALLRSSQPLTGPNRRRSREDEQLLGTILDQGERGFVIDTRSAQAAKQARMSGGGTEPKASYPQWRRLHRALERGRALQDSFGRLVEACSEPAPSTERWLGRLDSSRWLSHVKAALSTACLAAQCLDREGCTVLVHGAEGTDTTLLVTALAQLILDPGCRTLEGFQELLEREWIQAGHPFQLRCARSASSHARGKQEAPVFLLFLDCVWQLSRQFPLSLEFGEQLLLTLFDNAYASAYGTFLCNNEKERSLCKVKESTHSLWAWLNQPEEKHKYLNPLYSHNPLVIWPSVEPQSIQLWQGFFLRWIRPSQHLDEAWLEMRRLVQGDSSWLPESAGKRLSQPLPEPPAGTER
- the LOC119711176 gene encoding myotubularin-related protein 9-like isoform X3, with the translated sequence MRHRRVLEAAPMEFSELIKTATVEDVLLWRPGLPAVRGTLCITSHHLLLSSRPGGELELWLLIRNVDAVEKRVQNLGWYQPPRTGGSLRDTRVSGSSGTITLRCKDLKVLQLEIPGMEECLNIASSIEALSSVDSVMMMYPFFHRPPSLRLQQGWHLCPPERHFQRVAAQTSQWRLSTVNSDFSACPSYPAAVIVPAAVGDDTVARAARFRQGGRFPVLSYFHPRNGTALLRSSQPLTGPNRRRSREDEQLLGTILDQGERGFVIDTRSAQAAKQARMSGGGTEPKASYPQWRRLHRALERGRALQDSFGRLVEACSEPAPSTERWLGRLDSSRWLSHVKAALSTACLAAQCLDREGCTVLVHGAEGTDTTLLVTALAQLILDPGCRTLEGFQELLEREWIQAGHPFQLRCARSASSHARGKQEAPVFLLFLDCVWQLSRQFPLSLEFGEQLLLTLFDNAYASAYGTFLCNNEKERSLCKVKESTHSLWAWLNQPEEKHKYLNPLYSHNPLVIWPSVEPQSIQLWQGFFLRWIRPSQHLDEAWLEMRRLVQGDSSWLPESAGKRLSQPLPEPPAGTER
- the LOC119711176 gene encoding myotubularin-related protein 9-like isoform X4, translating into MRHRRVLEAAPMEFSELIKTATVEDVLLWRPGLPAVRGTLCITSHHLLLSSRPGGELELWLLIRNVDAVEKRVSGSSGTITLRCKDLKVLQLEIPGMEECLNIASSIEALSSVDSVMMMYPFFHRPPSLRLQQGWHLCPPERHFQRVAAQTSQWRLSTVNSDFSACPSYPAAVIVPAAVGDDTVARAARFRQGGRFPVLSYFHPRNGTALLRSSQPLTGPNRRRSREDEQLLGTILDQGERGFVIDTRSAQAAKQARMSGGGTEPKASYPQWRRLHRALERGRALQDSFGRLVEACSEPAPSTERWLGRLDSSRWLSHVKAALSTACLAAQCLDREGCTVLVHGAEGTDTTLLVTALAQLILDPGCRTLEGFQELLEREWIQAGHPFQLRCARSASSHARGKQEAPVFLLFLDCVWQLSRQFPLSLEFGEQLLLTLFDNAYASAYGTFLCNNEKERSLCKVKESTHSLWAWLNQPEEKHKYLNPLYSHNPLVIWPSVEPQSIQLWQGFFLRWIRPSQHLDEAWLEMRRLVQGDSSWLPESAGKRLSQPLPEPPAGTER
- the LOC119711176 gene encoding myotubularin-related protein 9-like isoform X5, which translates into the protein MEFSELIKTATVEDVLLWRPGLPAVRGTLCITSHHLLLSSRPGGELELWLLIRNVDAVEKRVQNLGWYQPPRTGGSLRDTRVSGSSGTITLRCKDLKVLQLEIPGMEECLNIASSIEALSSVDSVMMMYPFFHRPPSLRLQQGWHLCPPERHFQRVAAQTSQWRLSTVNSDFSACPSYPAAVIVPAAVGDDTVARAARFRQGGRFPVLSYFHPRNGTALLRSSQPLTGPNRRRSREDEQLLGTILDQGERGFVIDTRSAQAAKQARMSGGGTEPKASYPQWRRLHRALERGRALQDSFGRLVEACSEPAPSTERWLGRLDSSRWLSHVKAALSTACLAAQCLDREGCTVLVHGAEGTDTTLLVTALAQLILDPGCRTLEGFQELLEREWIQAGHPFQLRCARSASSHARGKQEAPVFLLFLDCVWQLSRQFPLSLEFGEQLLLTLFDNAYASAYGTFLCNNEKERSLCKVKESTHSLWAWLNQPEEKHKYLNPLYSHNPLVIWPSVEPQSIQLWQGFFLRWIRPSQHLDEAWLEMRRLVQGDSSWLPESAGKRLSQPLPEPPAGTER
- the LOC119711176 gene encoding myotubularin-related protein 9-like isoform X2; this encodes MEFSELIKTATVEDVLLWRPGLPAVRGTLCITSHHLLLSSRPGGELELWLLIRNVDAVEKRCAGPQGRPCPCHPRLSRRIPPCVPGGAPRAPPGRVLPLPPGPRGAERAAPPLVLRVQNLGWYQPPRTGGSLRDTRVSGSSGTITLRCKDLKVLQLEIPGMEECLNIASSIEALSSVDSVMMMYPFFHRPPSLRLQQGWHLCPPERHFQRVAAQTSQWRLSTVNSDFSACPSYPAAVIVPAAVGDDTVARAARFRQGGRFPVLSYFHPRNGTALLRSSQPLTGPNRRRSREDEQLLGTILDQGERGFVIDTRSAQAAKQARMSGGGTEPKASYPQWRRLHRALERGRALQDSFGRLVEACSEPAPSTERWLGRLDSSRWLSHVKAALSTACLAAQCLDREGCTVLVHGAEGTDTTLLVTALAQLILDPGCRTLEGFQELLEREWIQAGHPFQLRCARSASSHARGKQEAPVFLLFLDCVWQLSRQFPLSLEFGEQLLLTLFDNAYASAYGTFLCNNEKERSLCKVKESTHSLWAWLNQPEEKHKYLNPLYSHNPLVIWPSVEPQSIQLWQGFFLRWIRPSQHLDEAWLEMRRLVQGDSSWLPESAGKRLSQPLPEPPAGTER